The nucleotide window ATAGTATATGGTCATGAGGTCTAAAGGTGATCATAGAAAGCTTGTAAAGAATCATAAATATCATGGAAAATACACCCACCTTAAGCAGCAAAAGCTGAAACTCACAACACGTTTCAACTTTCTATTGTAAAAGAAGAAACTGAAGGACCATCTGAAAAATAAGTCCCCAACTGTTAATTATAGCAGAGTGACAAATCACTTTAGTAAAATAATGAAGAAAAGACGAAAAAGGGACTTACATTGCCCCTTTCTCCAGAAAGGGATCTGCATCAGAGTCCGGATTATAACTGTAAATTTCACACTCCGAGAGATTCACAACCTGCATATCTTAGGCATTTTAAAACCGTCACTAGCTGAAACTTGCATGTAGTCTTTTGAAGTTATGCTCACCTCATCTAGAGCCTTATACACAGTTTCCAAGAGTGAACTGCCCCCGTATGTCTCAATCCATTCCTGTCAATGATATAAAGCTGGAAACTTAAGAACAAGGCAAACCCTACTTATTTGAGGGTAACACATACCATGATCAAATGAATGCTGAATGACATACAGGCCCAAAGATTCATATGATTCTAACTCAGGAAGCAACCAATGAATACACTTAGATAAATTGCTGACCAACATAAGTACCCACAAGGACAGGTGATAAGTGAGGACTGCAACAATAGTAACTCTGAGGTAAATTATTTGAGGAAATCTAATGTCAAAGTGAATAAATGAAGATAATTATGGTAATACCTTTGAGGCTTCAAGCATGTAGGTTTCAAAAATCTGCTTAAAAGTATCCCAGATTTCCTCAGTGAAGAACTGGTGTGCTTTAACTGCACTGAAACCACAGATGCACATTCCATATCATAATATAAGGGAACCATACAAATCAGTATACGCACTCAATGGCATGAGAATGACTTAAATTGGATACCAACAAACCCATAAAACCAGCAGGATTAGATTTGGGAAATGGAGAGAATTGAACTCTCAGCTCCTCCAAGAGCAACAGTTGACTGAACTGTCTGTCAAAGCCGTTTGACAACACTCCCAATGCAGAGAACAGGAGAACTATATAACGGGTTGCCAAGTCGCCCAATAAGCTGACAGTGGCGTTACCCATAACCCTCCTCTTAAGCTCTCTTAAAAAAGACAATGTGCTGTTGCAACAAAAGCTACAGAGATACCTTAAGTCATAATCTGGATACATGTGATAGAGGGTAAGCACCAAGTAGATCAACGTCTTCCGGCTGAAATGCATGTGATAGAAAGCTGGTTCAAATAAAATGAAAGACAAACAAACTCACTAAAACTGAATGTAATATTTACAACCTTGATCTGCTCAACAGGAATTCAACTGGTGAGGAGTCGGTATCTGAAGATTTCCCAAGAGAGTCAAGGATCTGGTATTAAACAAGCATCAGAAAACCCTCATCCCTTGAATAATAATCTTCTAAAGCAAAAAGGAACCGAAATATCACATGCTGAGCGTTCTCCACTTTACCTCATTTTCCAAACTGAGAGAAAGTCTTTTATCAGTTCCTGTGTGTTTGCCTAGAAACAAGAAAGAAACTGAGTTAGAATCAATTTTTTCTAAATTCAGGACAACTAGACAAGTTATGCACATGAACTTACAAGAGTATGCTTCAAGGCTCCCTTTGATGGTACGTTCACCAAGGTTTAGTTCTCTCAAGAAATCATTTATTCTAGAAAATTTAGATGAGACTTATGTCATAATTCAAGTTAGAAAGATACAACTCGATCTTTTCAATAATTGAAAATTACCGGTCAAATGGAGTGTATTCTAGGAACTTCATGGTGAGTATATATTCAAACAGATTGTTAAATCTTAGCGTCACAGATGCCAAACTGCGAGGTCCAGAAGGCAAAGATAAGCAGGATTTATACACTAAGAATGTAGAAATTATTGCACTAACAAAGCAAACTATCACTTGACAGATGTTCACGCAATCAGATTGAAACACATAAGAATGCAAGCAGGATAAATATTTCAATGCAAGTCAAAACTCAACTGGCCAAATAAAATCGTAAACCAATAATAACTACACATTTTTTCAAGAAATGTTCTTCATTGATAAAACAAAACACATCCCGACTGATCCCAGCGTGGACATCAATTCTGTCACTGCCAAGCGAAGTTTGACCTCGTCTCATTTTTCCGCTATTGAAGATTTAGACATGAAAAATGAATATACAAAATAACATTATCCCATTTTCCAAATCCATACATCAAATCCAACCCACGCATCAAGTAGAAATTCTGGGGGCAAAAAACAGTTGCTGGGAACTAGTAAATTTAGAACCGTTAAGCATTAAGGATCTGGGCATAGAGACTTCAGGCTAAAGTCAACTTTGTCACCATGTTTCAATTCTAATTAATTAGCAACTACAATTTCAAATTCGttgattttaaaatgaaaatgatcAAATTAGAATATTTAATGGAATATTCTGTTAATGTATTTGGAAACGTGAATtagaaattttgaattttatttgctATACAAATTATAAGAGTGAAACGCATGAATAAATTGGTTGAGTttcaatatataatatatttggaAAGTACAAAACGCAAAAATTTGTTCAATTCATGAATTCCTTATGAATTTCAAATCCAATTTCACTGCTAAATAGGCATTCAACAAATATATGAATTTAAAAAATATCATGAATGTTACATTGTTATATGTGTTATCACTCAATTTGCATTatcttttgaaaaacaaatccaGAATTAGAAATACAAGTTCCCAATCGTTCCCTAATTGGTAAATTTAATGCAAGGGAACATTCAATAAATTGAAATACAGTGGCAAGATTCGACAGTGAGTCCTATACTATAAAAAATTTGGCCTTAATCCCCCCCTTCCTTTTAAGAAAAAAGAGAAGTCAAATCTAAAACAACGTAAAAATTGGAAACCCAATAAAACTAAACCCCCAATTTCGACATGAATTGAACGAAAACGAACTACAAATCTAAAATcacataaaagaaaaagaaatgccgAAAAAACAaccacaatttttttttaaaaaaaaagaaagaaagacggATCTTACCCCTTATTTGGTTGTCTTAGAGGTGAGAGAAGGTAAAGTATGAAGGGTGCTACTTTCGTTGATGGCCTTCGGCTTTGAATTTCAAAGACGGGCTAAAAAACGAGAGAGTTTTAAAAGTGTCGGGAAAATGATAGCAAGCAGAAAAAAGACAAAATAAAGGAAATGGCTgttttcttctttaaaaatatCAAAGAATGTAATATAAGCAGGGATATTCTTGGTATAAAAAGTTTGTGGTGTGAATAATTTCCAAGTGTAATAAAACTGGGCAAACTATGTAAAATATAAAGTTACGTATGCTTTGAATTATATTTTcatcattaaattttaatttgtaataaaatgtcattaatattattaagttttaatattttaattatttagcaattaataattttagacaaaaattaggttaaattatatGGTTAATCTTTATATTCTTttagtaatttaaaatttttcttttaattttccttttttctttatcCTACTTCTCTTGccatttcttttctctctcctctCCTTCTTTTATCTTGGAAATGCACTTATTTATTCTCTAAAAgtttatcttcttcttctttaaatCTATTAATAA belongs to Gossypium arboreum isolate Shixiya-1 chromosome 7, ASM2569848v2, whole genome shotgun sequence and includes:
- the LOC108471008 gene encoding uncharacterized protein LOC108471008, which translates into the protein MKFLEYTPFDRINDFLRELNLGERTIKGSLEAYSCKHTGTDKRLSLSLENEILDSLGKSSDTDSSPVEFLLSRSSRKTLIYLVLTLYHMYPDYDLSAVKAHQFFTEEIWDTFKQIFETYMLEASKEWIETYGGSSLLETVYKALDEVVNLSECEIYSYNPDSDADPFLEKGAIWSFSFFFYNRKLKRVVSFSFCCLSNLVGDGFLADNLCSEEDGEIFDNMDM